Proteins encoded by one window of Mercenaria mercenaria strain notata unplaced genomic scaffold, MADL_Memer_1 contig_1055, whole genome shotgun sequence:
- the LOC128551400 gene encoding uncharacterized protein LOC128551400, producing MGRKHEKSPGDDSGSTVQPSKDEQKVKDRREKTRLKVQAWRKKQRENKAKYDELKKVDRERRQEARLRKRQQALSDPIIQQELRKKKCEEMKKYFCEHINAWEARKLVIIRDNSSQERKQTSKQNEQNKETSEKLPKKRKSTGKQNTAEKKSKVQEVPTERERKQ from the exons ATGGggagaaaacatgaaaaaagccCTGGTGATGACTCAG gaaGCACAGTTCAACCAAGCAAAGATGAGCAGAAAGTGAAAGACAGAAGGGAGAAGACTAGGCTCAAAGTACAAGCATGGAGGAAAAAGCAGAGagaaaacaaagcaaaatatgaTGAGCTGAAAAAAGTCGATAGGGAAAGGAGACAGGAGGCAAGACTACGAAAACGGCAGCAAGCTCTCTCTGATCCAATCATTCAACAAGAACTTAGAAAGAAAAAGTGTGAGGAAATGAAAAAGTACTTCTGCGAACATATTAATGCCTGGGAGGCACGGAAGTTAGTAATTATCAGAGACAATTCAAGCCAGGAAAGAAAACAGACGAGCAAGCAAAATGAACAGAACAAAGAAACATCAGAAAAGCTTCCAAAGAAGAGAAAGTCGACAGGAAAGCAAAACACTGCAGAAAAGAAGAGTAAAGTTCAGGAAGTACCAACTGAGAGAGAGAGAAAGCAATAG